The DNA segment TTCCCGCCCGTCGGCGCCTCCGCACCGCCCGACTGCTTGCCGCCCGGCGCCTTCTCGGCAGCGTTCGACTTCACCGCCGCTTTCTCGCCACGCGCCACCGCCTCATCCGGCGCCTTTTTCGCCGCTTTTGCCGTTTTCCGTCCGCCACCAGGGTCCTGTTCGCCCACAGCGGAATCCCGACGTACAACCACCCGCCCAGCCCCCTTGGCCTGTGCTCTCACCGGCGATTTGGACACCCGGCCAGCCTAAAGCCCGACACTGACATCCGCCCCGGACCCTGAAGATCGGCCCCCAATTGGACCCCTGCCGCTTACCTCGGGACACCTGTGCGGCATCCTTGTGACAGATCACACTGTTTGGACCGTCCGGCAAAATGGGGAGCACGGTCCCCTGGTACGCAGGGGAGCGATCCCCTGAGCAGGTCGACAAGGAGAGAACTCGTGGACGACCCTCTGCGGCGCAATCCGCTCTTCGCGGCTCTCGACGACGAGCAGTCCGCGGAACTGCGCGCCTCCATGAGTGAGGTGACCCTCGCGCGTGGCGACTCACTGTTCCACGAGGGCGACCCGGGCGATCGGCTCTACGTCGTCACCGAGGGCAAGGTCAAGCTTCACCGGACGTCCCCCGACGGCCGCGAGAACATGCTGGCCGTCGTCGGCCCCGGAGAGCTCATCGGCGAGCTGTCCCTCTTCGACCCGGGCCCGCGCACGGCGACCGCCACCGCGCTGACCGAGGTCAAGCTGCTGGGCCTGGGCCACGGCGACCTCCAGCCCTGGCTGAACGCCCGCCCCGAGGTGGCCACCGCGCTGCTGCGCGCCGTCGCGCGCCGTCTGCGCCGCACCAACGACGCGATGTCCGACCTCGTCTTCTCGGACGTCCCCGGCCGCGTGGCCCGCGCGCTCCTGGACCTCTCCCGCCGCTTCGGCGTGCAGTCCGAGGAGGGCATCCACGTCGTGCACGACCTGACGCAGGAGGAGCTGGCCCAGCTGGTCGGCGCGTCCCGCGAGACGGTCAACAAGGCCCTGGCCGACTTCGCAGGTCGCGGCTGGCTTCGCCTGGAGGCCCGCGCGGTGATCCTGCTGGACGTGGAGCGGCTGGCCAAGCGCTCGCGCTAGGCACACCGGGTCAGCGCCAGGCGCATCTCGATCCGTACGACGCCGGGGCCCCGTCTCTCCGTGAGGCGGGGCCCCGGCGCGTTCGGCTGCCCCCTGATCGGCCACCCCTCGAACATCCGCGCACCAGGAGATAGCCTCCGCCCATGGCAAACGGGCAGTGGTATCCACCGGAGTGGCCGGACCGTATCCGCGCGCTTGCGGACGGAAGCCTCACCCCCGTCGCGCCGAAGCGCGCGGCCACCGTCATGCTGCTCAGGGACGCCGCCACCGGCCCTGCCGTGCACATGCTGCGCCGCCGCGCGTCCATGGCCTTCGCGGGTGGGGCGTACGCCTACCCGGGCGGCGGCGTCGATCCTCGCGACGAGCATCAGATCCGCTGGGCGGGCCCCACGCGCGCGTGGTGGGCGCAGCGGCTCGGTGTCGACGAGGCGGCGGCCCAGGCGATCGTCTGCGCCGCCGTGCGGGAGACGTACGAGGAGGCGGGTGTCCTGCTCGCCGGCCCCACCCACGACTCGGTCGTCGGTGACACCACCGGCGAGGACTGGGAGGCGGACCGCGCGGCCCTGGTGGCCCGGGACGTGTCGTTCGCCGAGTTCCTGGACCGCCGGGGCCTGGTGCTGCGTTCGGACCTGCTGGGCGCCTGGACCCGCTGGATCACCCCGGAGTTCGAACCCCGCCGCTACGACACGTGGTTCTTCGTCGCCGCCCTCCCGGAGGGCCAGCGCACCCGCAACGCCTCGACGGAGGCCGACCGCACGGTGTGGATCCGTCCCGCGGAGGCCGCCGAGTCGTACGACAAGGGCGAGCTTCTGATGATGCCGCCCACCATCGCGACGCTGCGCCAGCTGACTCCGTACGACAGCGCCGCTCAGGCTCTCGCCGCCGCTCCCGAACGCGACCTCACGCCCGTCCTGGCGCAGGCCCGCCTGGAAGACGGCGAGATCGTGCTGTCCTGGCCCGGCCATGACGAGTTCACCAAGCACATCCCGACCGGCGGAGCCCCCGCATGACCTTGCCCGCGAGATCCTCAGCACCGGCGGTTCCCGAAGTTCCCGCAGCGCCGACAGCACTGGAAGGCCCCCTCGTATGACGGACGCAGCAGCCCTCCCCGGCCAGCCGCGAGGCGGGGTCCTCTCCGGGCCCGCCACCGCCCGCGCCGTCAACGTCCTCGCGCCCAACCCCTCCGCGATGACTCTGGACGGCACCAACACCTGGCTGCTGTCCGAGCCCGACTCGGACCTGGCCGTCGTGGTCGACCCGGGCCCGCTGGACGAGGGACACCTGCGCAACGTCGTCGACACGGCCGAGAAGGCCGGCAAGCGCGTCGCCCTGACGCTGCTCACCCACGGCCACCCGGACCACGCCGAGGGCGCCGTACGCTTCGCCGAACTGACCGGCACACACGTGCGTGCCCTCGATCCGGCGCTGCGGCTCGGCGACGAGGGGCTCGGCGCGGGGGACGTGATCGACATGGGCGGCCTGGAGTTGCGGGTCGTCCCGACGCCCGGCCACACCGCCGACTCGCTCTCCTTCCACCTCCCCGCCGACCGGGCCGTCCTGACCGGCGATACGATCCTGGGGCGCGGTACCACGGTCGTGGCGCACCCCGACGGCCGGCTGGGCGACTACCTGGACACCCTGCGGCGGCTGCGGTCGCTCACGGTCGACGACGGCGTGCACACCGTCCTCCCCGGTCACGGCCCCGTCCTGGAGGACGCCCAGGGCGCCGTCGAGTTCTACCTCGCCCACCGCGCCCACCGCCTCGCCCAGGTCGAGACGGCCGTCGAGGACGGCTACGGCACCCCGGCCGAAGTCGTCGCCCACGTGTACGCGGACGTGGACCGCTCCCTGTGGCCCGCGGCCGAGTTGTCGGTACGGGCGCAGCTGGACTACCTGGAGGAGCACGGGCTCATCTGACGGGCTCCTTCCGTCAAGCCGAGGGCCGCCTCCTGAGCGTCTTCAGTCGGGCCGGGGGGCTTTGACGCCGTGCACACGCGCGTACTCCTGCGCAAGCCAAGGACCGAGATCCTCGACGTACGACCGCAGGACGGCCGCATCGCCGGTCGGCTCCCGCCCGAGCAGGGCCGCGGTCCGCATCTGCCCGGCCCGCGCGGGATAGTACGAGCCGAAGGCTTCCGCCATCTCCACCAGATCGCTGGTCCACCCACCCCAGCGAGGCATGACGAGCGTGAACCCCGTCCGCACCAGATGCCGCGACATGAACCGGACGAGCGGCCGTCGGGCGTCCTCGCTGTCGTCGGCGCCGGCGATCCGCGCCCGCCACCGAGGCAGCAGGAGGCCGAGATCGCCGTTCGTCTCACGCGCGAGCAGCGAGTCGGGCCGGTAGCGCGGCAGATACTCGGCGAGATCGTCCCCCAGAAGGGGCGTACACAGGCAGGCGACGAACCACCCGCCGTCGTACCGCTCCAGGTCGCTCAGCAGCTGCCTGTGGCTGCACAGCAGCGTCCCCGCCCCGTCGATCTGCGCAAACTCCTTGTCCAGCCCCTCGTCGAGCCCGCGCGCGGCCGTGCGGTCCGCCTCGGTCGGCTCCTCGCGCAGGGCGATCAGCAGATCCAGGTCGCTGCGCCCCACGCGCGCGGTGCCGCGCGGAATAGACCCGTAGAGGTAGGCGCTGTGCAGCCGCGCCCCGAACACATCCAGCAGGCGGTCACGCGCGGCCGCGACGACGGGCCGGAACGCATACGGGACACGCCCGAGCGCCCCTTCGCGCGCGATGTACCCATGGGCGTCCAGCCCGCTTCGAAGGACGGTTTCGGCCATGGGGCCACTGTGCCCTGCCGGGAGGGCGCGGGGCCGCTCATTTACGGTGCCGTTCAGCGATGTTCAGCCGCTCCGGCGGCGGCCGGCACCCGGCGGCGGGCCGTATCGACAACCGCACCGCCGAAGGCCTGCGCCAACGCCGTCGCCTACGCCTCCGTGAGCTCCACCTGGACCTCGACCTCCACCGGCGCGTCCAGCGGCAGCACGGCCACGCCGACCGCGCTGCGCGCGTGGACGCCCTTGTCGCCCAGGACCTGGGCGAGGAGTTCGCTGGCGCCGTTCAGGACGCCGGGCTGGCCGGTGAAGTCCGGGGCCGAGGCCACGAAGCCCACGACCTTCACCACGCGCGCGATGCGGTCCAGATCGCCCGCCACCGACTTCACGGCGGCGAGGGCGTTCAGGACGCACGTGCGGGCGAGGTCCTTGGCCTCCTCGGCGGTGACCTCGGCGCCCACCTTGCCGGTGACCGGGAGTTTGCCCTCCACCATGGGCAGCTGGCCGGCGGTGTAGACGTACACGCCGGACTGGACGGCCGGCTGGTACGCGGCCAGCGGAGGCACGACCTCCGGCAGCGTCAGGCCCAGCTCGGCAAGCTTCTCCTCGACCGCGCTCACGCCTGCCTCTCCCGCTTCAGGTAGGCCACGAGCTGCTCGGGGTTGTTCGGCCCGGGCACGACCTGGACGAGCTCCCAGCCGTCCTCACCCCAGGTGTCCAGAATCTGCTTCGTGGCGTGGACGAGCAGCGGCACAGTTGCGTATTCCCACTTGGTCATGTGGCCGACTTTATCCGCTGCCCGGCGAGGGCAATGCGGCCGACCGCGGTCACGTTGTCCACAGGCTGTCGCGTAGCTTGCGCGCCGACTGGTTAGGCTCGAAGACGTGAGCAGGCTCCAGGTCGTCAGCGGCAAGGGCGGGACCGGAAAGACCACGGTCGCCGCCGCGCTCGCGCTCGCCCTCGCCA comes from the Streptomyces sp. NBC_00443 genome and includes:
- a CDS encoding DUF4177 domain-containing protein; protein product: MTKWEYATVPLLVHATKQILDTWGEDGWELVQVVPGPNNPEQLVAYLKRERQA
- a CDS encoding RidA family protein; this translates as MSAVEEKLAELGLTLPEVVPPLAAYQPAVQSGVYVYTAGQLPMVEGKLPVTGKVGAEVTAEEAKDLARTCVLNALAAVKSVAGDLDRIARVVKVVGFVASAPDFTGQPGVLNGASELLAQVLGDKGVHARSAVGVAVLPLDAPVEVEVQVELTEA
- a CDS encoding Crp/Fnr family transcriptional regulator — protein: MDDPLRRNPLFAALDDEQSAELRASMSEVTLARGDSLFHEGDPGDRLYVVTEGKVKLHRTSPDGRENMLAVVGPGELIGELSLFDPGPRTATATALTEVKLLGLGHGDLQPWLNARPEVATALLRAVARRLRRTNDAMSDLVFSDVPGRVARALLDLSRRFGVQSEEGIHVVHDLTQEELAQLVGASRETVNKALADFAGRGWLRLEARAVILLDVERLAKRSR
- a CDS encoding MBL fold metallo-hydrolase translates to MTDAAALPGQPRGGVLSGPATARAVNVLAPNPSAMTLDGTNTWLLSEPDSDLAVVVDPGPLDEGHLRNVVDTAEKAGKRVALTLLTHGHPDHAEGAVRFAELTGTHVRALDPALRLGDEGLGAGDVIDMGGLELRVVPTPGHTADSLSFHLPADRAVLTGDTILGRGTTVVAHPDGRLGDYLDTLRRLRSLTVDDGVHTVLPGHGPVLEDAQGAVEFYLAHRAHRLAQVETAVEDGYGTPAEVVAHVYADVDRSLWPAAELSVRAQLDYLEEHGLI
- a CDS encoding nucleotidyltransferase domain-containing protein is translated as MAETVLRSGLDAHGYIAREGALGRVPYAFRPVVAAARDRLLDVFGARLHSAYLYGSIPRGTARVGRSDLDLLIALREEPTEADRTAARGLDEGLDKEFAQIDGAGTLLCSHRQLLSDLERYDGGWFVACLCTPLLGDDLAEYLPRYRPDSLLARETNGDLGLLLPRWRARIAGADDSEDARRPLVRFMSRHLVRTGFTLVMPRWGGWTSDLVEMAEAFGSYYPARAGQMRTAALLGREPTGDAAVLRSYVEDLGPWLAQEYARVHGVKAPRPD
- a CDS encoding NUDIX hydrolase; translation: MANGQWYPPEWPDRIRALADGSLTPVAPKRAATVMLLRDAATGPAVHMLRRRASMAFAGGAYAYPGGGVDPRDEHQIRWAGPTRAWWAQRLGVDEAAAQAIVCAAVRETYEEAGVLLAGPTHDSVVGDTTGEDWEADRAALVARDVSFAEFLDRRGLVLRSDLLGAWTRWITPEFEPRRYDTWFFVAALPEGQRTRNASTEADRTVWIRPAEAAESYDKGELLMMPPTIATLRQLTPYDSAAQALAAAPERDLTPVLAQARLEDGEIVLSWPGHDEFTKHIPTGGAPA